TGTCGCCGTCGACGACGTCGACGATTGTCGCAGTCTCTCCCATGCGTTCCGCCTCTCGTTCCCGTCGTATTACCTTTAATTCCGCTTCGCTATAGTCGGTATTTACCGCTCCGGAGACGTAGCGAGACAAATAAAAGACGGTTTTGGCGTCTTTGACGTCTTTTCTGTCGCTACTGTTTCTTCCCTCTCGCACACCGCTACTCGTCGGTGCGCCGACCCAGCAGGGTGGTTATCTCCATCTCGTAGAGGACGAGGTCGATTTCGTCGACGTTCTCGTCGAATACCCGAAGCGGACCGAATCGCTCGTTGAGTTCGGTGGCGTCGTACGCCGCCCGTTCCTCCTCGGACAGTCGCCGGAGCGACCCGGTGGCGACGACGCTCCAAGAGACGTCCCGGCCCGCGGCGTCGAAGAGGACGAACGACGCTTCGGTCGTCGCCTCCGCGACGTCGAGTTTCCTGCTGTCCTCGTCGTCGGAGAGGCGGAACAGGAGCGAGTCCCCGTCGTAGTAGTGGCAGACGGGTACCCCGTACGCGACGCCGTCGTCGGCCAGTGACAGCACCCCCGCCGACTCCGACCGAAGCCGTTCGTCCACCTCTTCGTCGCTCATCCCGAACGTGTACACGTACTCGATGCTGTCCATAACTCCTCTCGGAAGGTTACGTCGCGTCGCGGTATCAACCCGAGTTCGCTCTTCGGGTGACTTTCACCTCGGGGATGTACCACTCGTCAAAACTAGCAAATAGAGTTTTGTCTCCTTTTCTATCAGAGATAATTTTGACTTGGACGGCCAGCAGAACGCTCACCGAACCGAAATCGGTCGTCCATCATCGTCTCCGACTCCTCGGACCGCTGACCGGTCGGCGGTCGGAGCGTTCGCGGCGACGACGAGCCATCACCGCGAGAACCGAGGTGTTCGCGGACGCGGTCGGCGCGTCTCGGGTCGTCACCGTTCGCGTCGCCGTCCGGTTCCCCGTCTATCAATACGTCCCGACGTGACCGTCCTTCCGCGGTTCGGTCGCTCCCGAGAGCGTGCCGCCGTCGTTCCGAACGAGTTGCGCGCCCCCGAACATCCCCGTGTGGAGGAGGGACACGTCGTGGCCCCGCCGGTTCAGCGTCGCCCCGACCGACCCGGCCAGCGCGGGTTCGAGCGCCAAGTCGCCGTCCTCGCGGTAGCGCCACCGCGGGGCGTCCAGCGCCGCCTGAATCGGCATGTCGTAGTCGACGATGTTCGATATCACCTGCACGTGCCCCTGCGGTTGCATGTAGCCGCCCATGACGCCGAACGCCGCCCAGTCGTCCTCGTCGAACTTCGCGAGGGCGGGGACGAGCGTGTGGAACGGGCGCTTGCCGGGTTCCAGCCGGTTGGGGTGGTCGTCGTCGAGCGAGAACGACGCCCCCCGATTCTGGAGGGCGATACCGGTGTCGCCGGCGACGACGCCGGACCCGAACCCGGCGAACCGGGAGTTGATGTAGGAGACGACGTTGCCCTCGTCGTCGGCGACGCAGAGCAGGACCGTGTCGGCGTCCTCGGCGTGCGCGTCCGGCACGCCGAACGACACGTCGCTCGGTTCGTCGGTGATGTCGGCCGCGCGCCGACGGGCGTACTCCTTCGATGCCAGCGGCGGAATCTCCTCGTACTCGGGGTCGGTGATGTAGCGGTGGCCGTCGTGGAACGCCCGCTTCATCGCCTCGCCGAAGTAGTGCACGCGGTCGACGGAGTCGTAGTCGGCGTCGCCCGCGGCTATCTCCTCGGCGATGTTGAGCGCTTCCAGGGCGATGAGCCCTTGATTGTTGGGCGGGAGTTCGTACACCTCCGTTCCGCGGTAGGTCGTGCTCACGGGGTCGAGGAACTCCGGTTCGAAGGCCGCGAGGTCCTCGACGGTCATGAACCCGCCCTTCGACTGCACCTCGTCGGCGATGGCCTCGGCGATTTCACCCTCGTAGACGGCGTCGGCGCCCTCCTCGGCGATGGTTTTCATCGATTCGCCGAGTCGCGGAAGCGTCACCGTCTCGCCCACCGTCGGCGGTCGGCCTCCCGGCAGGAACGCCTCGCGGGCGTGTTCGTCGGTGAACAGGTCGTCGCCGTGCTCCCACTGCGCCGCGACGACTTCCGTCACCGGGTAGCCCTCGGTGGCGTACCGAATCGCCGCTTGGAGGTTCTCGCCCAGCGTTCGGCGCCCGAGTTCGCGCGTCGTCGCCTCCCACCCGCGCGCCGTCCCGGGGACGGTCACGGTGTGCGGCCCTCGCATGGGCATCTCCGCCTCCGCGGGTTCCTCACCCTCGTCGGCGACCGCTTCGCGGACGCGCTCGCGGGTCGCACCGCTCGGCGCGCCGCCGCAGGAACGCATCGCGCCCACGTCGCCGTCGGCGGTGCGGTAGAGGGCGAACACGTCGCCGCCGAGGCCCGTCGACGTGGGTTCGACGACGTTCAGTGCGGCCGCCGTCGCGACGGCCGCGTCGAAGGCGTTTCCGCCGTCGCGGAGCGTCTCGATACCCGCCTGCGCGGCCAACGGCTGGCTCGTCGCCACCACGCCGGACCGACCGTACACGGTCGACCGGCGCGAGGCGAACTCGTCTAGATTCGGTTCGCTCATAGGGATGTAACCTCGTCTCTCCGCAAAGCACCCACCCCGGATATATCCGCCCGTTCCGTCCGTCGACCGAGATAGCAACCGGTTTGGCGGTGCTTCCGAAATCGAGCACAGCGACCGTGAGCGACCATCCCAGCACAGACTCTTCTCGACGCGAGACGCTCGGTCTCTTCGTCGGCCTGTTCGTGCTCTCGACGGCGGCTGCAGCCTACGAAATCGCCCCGGCGAGTGTCCTGCCGCTGATCCAAGAGTCGCTCGGACTCACGGCGAGTACGGCGGGGTGGCTCGTCAGCATCATGTACGCGACTGCCGTCGTCACCAGCGTCCCCACCGGTATCGTCCTCGACCGCTTTTCGGTCCGCCGGGTAATTCTCTTCGGAACCGTCGCGCTCGTCGTCGCGGGCGTGTGGGGCTGGTATGCGGCCACCGCCGGCGCGTATCTCTGGCTGCTCGTCTCACGCGTTCTCGGCGGTATCGCGTACGTCATCTTCTGGAACGCGGGCGCGAACGTCGTCGGCAGCGCCGTTGCGTCCCGGTACCGGGCAACCGCCGTCGGCGTGTTCACCGCGAGCGCACCGGTCGGATTCGCACTCGGCCAGTTCGGCAGTCCGCTCGTCGCGACCGTCGCCGGATGGCCCGCAATCCTCCCGCTGTACGCCGCCATCGGCGTCGTCGGCGTCGCACTGTTCCTGCTCGCGACCCGCCGCCACGTTCCGGGTATCGAGACGGCCACGCCGGACCGAACGGCGCTCCGCGGGTTGTTCACCGACCGGGCGGTCTGGACCGTCTGTGCGCTCTGCTTTCTGGCCTATTCGCTGTATCTCTTCGTCAACACGTGGCTCCCGAGCTATCTCGTCGACGGGTTCGGCATCTCGCTGGCGGCGGGGGGACTGCTGACCGCGCTGTTTCCGGCCATCGGCGCGGTCGGACGGTCGAGCAGCGGCGTGGTCTCCGAGCGCCTGTTCGGCGGCAAGCGTCGACCCGTCGTGATATCGGCGTTCGCCGTCGCCGCACCGGCCGTCGTCGCGTTCGTGTTCGTCTCGCGGCTCGAGTCGGTCGTCGGAGCGGTGCTCGTCGTCGGCTTCGCGATTCAACTCGTCACCGGGTTGCTCTTTTCGTATATCACCGAACTCGTCCCGCCGGCGGTACGGACGACGGCTATCTCGCTGCTGACGAGTATCGGTCTGCTCGGCGCGTTTGCTGCACCCATCGCCGCGGGAACTATCATCGACCGCGTGGGCTACGACCCGGCGTTTTTCGTCGCCGGTGGCGTCGCTCTTCTCGGCGTTCTCTTGGCGCTGCGTACGCCCGAACCCAACTGAAACCGCCTTTCCGGCTATCGTTGCGGAGCGCACCGTTCTCGACTCCGACGGGACTCGGCCATCGTCGAGTCCGTGGAGGAAGCCGGTAACCCGACCGAACTCGGACGCGACGTCGAACTCCGATACCCGGAACGACCAGGTGGACCTCGCGCGGTTGGCGCGCGAACTGATCGCCCGATAGACAGAGATGCTGACCACCGCCATCGAGATGAACTACTACGAGCCGAGCAGGGGGGTCCGTCGAAGAGGTGGGCGAGGCCCTCGGCATCTCGCGGTCGACGGCGTGGGAGCATCTCAACCGCGCCGAGCGCACGGTGATGCGGGAGATGCACTCGTCCCTCCGCGCCCAGTCCTGTCAGGTCTTGCTTCCCCGACCGAATCCCGCACAGCGGTGGGTGTCACCGCTTCACACTGTCGAAACGGCGATAAGCTATTTCCACGCGACGACAGAAGAAGCGGCCACCACGAGCAGGTGCGACCCTGCGCCCGACCCACCCAACCATGTCTTCGACAACCAGCGACCTGCACGACCGGATCGAGACCGTATCGAACGCCGAAGCGGACGGCGAGCAACTCGTCTCCGTCGCCATCCCGCCCCAGGAATCGCTCGAAGCGACGCGTCGGCGCGTCGAAGAGGACCACGCCGAGGCCGAGTACCTCGACGTCCGCGAGGAGGTCCGCAAACCGCTCAAGCAGGCGCTCGAAGAGACCCGCCGCGTCCTCCACGAGTACGAGGAGACGCCCGAGAACGGGCTGGTCGCCTACGTCGGCGTCGTCGACACCGAACTCGTAACGCACGTCTTCGACGACCTGCCGACGCCCGTCTCGACGGGGACGTACGAGTACGGTAACGAGTTCGACACGGACCCGCTCTCGCCGGCGACGACGCAGACAGACACCCACGGCCTGCTCGTCGTCTCCCGCGACAGCGCGACGCTCGGCCGGTACGACGGCGAGACCATCGAGCACGTCGACACCGTCGAGAGCGACGTGCCGAGCAAGCAGACCGCCGCGGGCGGCAAAGAGGACGACTTCCAAGGCCGGAGTCAGGAGCGGGCCGACGAGTTCTACGACGAGGTCGGCGAGGCCGCGGCGCGCGTGTTCCTCGACGACGCGCCGTCCGACGCCGTCGACGACGCCTCCCCCGGCACCGAGTTCGAGGGCGAGGCGCTCCTCGTCGCCGGCAGCGAGGTCACCGCCGAGCAGTTCCTGGAGGGCGACCACCTCTCGGAACCGCTCGCCGACGCCGCGGTCGGCCCGTTCGACGCGGAGTACGCCTCCGAGCAGGGCCTCCGCGAACTCGTCGACGCCGCCGAGGAGGCGGGCGAACTCGGCACGACCGACGCCCGCGGAGCGCTCGAACGCTTCTTCGAGGCGCTCGACGACGACGAGGAGACCGCCATCGGCGGGCACGAGGACGTCGAGCGAGCGCTCGAACTCGACGCGGTCGACACGCTCGTCGTCGCCGACTCGCTCCCGGAGGAGGAAGTGCAGTCGCTGGCCGAACGCGCCGAGGAACAGGGCGGCGAGTGCGTCGTCGCGCCCGAGGGCCTCGACCGAACCGAACGGCTCGAAGCGGCGTTCGACGGCGTCGGCGCGCTGCTCCGGTTCCCGATAGAGTAACGCGACCCCCGACGCTTCGGTCCGCGGCCGACCGACTCCGTTTTCGACCGGTGATTCGTCTCCGTCCCCGACTCCGTTTCTCCCTGCTCAGCGCTTCGGAGCGAGGAATTCGCCGAGCCACCGGTCGAGCCGCGAGACTTCCACCTCGCCGCTCCGGACGGTGACGACCGCGTTCTCGCACAGCGACTGGACGATTTCGGTCGTCGACCCGTCGACGAACTCCCGGAGTCGACCCTTCTCCGGGGCGCCGATGACCGTAGCGTCGTAGTACGACGACTGGTCGACGATGGCCCGCGCGGGCGTCTCGTCCTCCTCCGCCTCGTAGCGCCACGTATCGAAGTCGGCGAACCCGAGCAGGCGGTCGGAGCAGTACTCGAACAGGTCGTCGACGTCGCTCTCCGTCTCGCCCTCCTCGACGACGTGGAACAGGTCGACCCAGGCGTCGGCCGACTCGGCGAGGGCGCGCGCCATATCGAGCGTCGCGTCGAGGTGCGGGCCGCGCGCGACGGGGACGAGCACCGAGGAGATGCCGTCGAGTTCCGCGTTCCGCGTCACCGTGACGTGGTTGCCGCCAGAGGCGAGGGCCAGTTCGCCGCCGCCGAGCATCGACTTGCGGTCGCGGATATCGAAGATGACGGTGATGTCGAAGCGGTCGACGACGTCGCTCACCCACTCGGCGGTCACCGCCGGCGGCCGTTCGAGAAAGCGCGTCTCGTAGTCGGCCGACGCGTCCGACGACGACGGCTTCAGCGACTCGGCGACGCTCGCGTCCCGCACGGGGACGACGAACCGACCGCCGTCCGCCAGCGACTCGGCGACCCGCAGGAACTCCCCGTCGGCCGGTTCTCCCGGGTCGAACAGACAGAGCACCCGCTCGCTCGTCGCTCGTCCGCCGTCCGGAGAGGCGTACCCCACGGTCTGGCTCTCCCCGAGACGGTTAGGCATAGGCGACTGTTACGTCGAGAGATAATAAACCTCCGTACCGGTTCGCGCGCGCCGTCACTCACTCCGGAACGCCGCGACTCCCCCGCCAGCGGGCCAAGACGACGCGCTCGGCCCGTTCGGGACCGGCGTCGTCGACCCACGCCTCGGCGTCCGACCTCGAACAGGACCGAAGCTCCATGACGGCCGCCACGAGGTCGTCGTACGGGCGCGGTTCGACCGGGTCGTCGCTCACGTCCAACTCGTCGACGTTCGGCGGGGGAACGGGCATCGTCGGCGCTAGGGAGGCGGCGTTCAACAGTGGTTCGGTCGGCCGTCCGGCGGACGCGACGGCGCCGCGCCGGGTGCGCTCACTCGACGGCGTCGCTCATCTGCGACTCGACGGACGCCCGCACCTCCGTCGTCAGCGCCCCGTCGAACGTCCACAGGCCCGAGTAGCGGTCCGGACTCCGTTCCTGCGCGAGAAGGGCGGCGTCGTCCTCCTCGCCCTGGTAGACGACGAACCACGTCGTCCGGAGTTCGTCCTCCTCGGTGTGGGGGTGGACGGATAGCCCCGCCGACCCCTCCACCTCGACGTTCGGGACGCCGTGGACGTGGACGTCCACCCCCGACTCGCCCAGTCGTCGGTAGAGGTTCCGCGTCGGGATGTGTTTCGTGAACCGCGAGAACCGCTGGAACCCGCCGTGCAGTCGCCCCGTCTTCGACTGCCACGCGAGGTGCTCGATGACTCTCGACCCCTGGAGCATCTGCCCGCGCGACTGCTCGCGGATGGTCGTCGTCCCGGACGTCAGTTCGGCCACCAGCGGAGGTTCCGTGCGGTTCGTCTCGAACCGACCCCGGTCGCGCCGGACGTACTCCGTCAGGCTGTCGACGTCGGCGTCGGCGCGGCGGGCGCCGTCGCGGTAGAGGACGGCCGTCTCGGCCGAAATGGACCGGTTGTCGCCGTCCCCCTCTTCGTCTACACCTCCCTCGCCCTCGAACGCCACCTCGGCGCCCTGCGCGCGGAAGAACGATTCGAGCAGTTCCCGCCCCTCGGCGTCGACGCCGCCGACGACGACGAGGCGGTAGTCGCGTTCGAGCACGTCGTCGATTATCTCCGTGAGCGTCACGCCGGGCCTCCGAACCGCTCGTTCGGCGAACGGCGTCCGACCGTCGGAGGGCGAATCTCAGCCGAGACCTGTCCGGTCATCTCCCGTTCGAAAGGAGAGCTGATAGGAATATATTTTGTTTCGAATCGGGTGGAAAAATGACGGGTGAGGTGCTCTTCGTGAGATGGCCTGTTCGACGCCGTCGGCGTTACCTCTTGGTGCTGTTCGTCTCGGTCCGGACGCAGACCTGACCTCTCTCCAAGCCCGAACGAAATCTAGTTTGTACGGTTTTGATGCAAAAACTATATTTAGCGTCTTGGACAGTTGTTCGTCTTCCCGTCGACCGGAACTACCCGGCCTCACGGGCGTCGGCCCCGCGTAACGCGCCTACAGCGACCGTTCCGGGTCGCCGTGGCGGAGCATGTCGAGGAACATCGCCTCGAAGCGGTCGGCGTCGACGGACTCGACGACGCGGGCGTTGGGTTCGCCGTCGGTGACGCCGAGTTCGTCGACGAGGCTGTATCCGCGGGTCATCCCCCCGCGTTCGTCCACGTCGACGTGGTACTCCGCCGATTCGGTGATGAGGTCGGGATGAAGCGCGGACGCCACCGTCAGCGAGTCGGGTTGACTGGTCGTCTCCTCGCCGTACTGCTCGACGGCGAACTCCCGGGCGCGTTCCATGATGGTGGTGAAGAACTCGGCGTAGTCGGTGTCCATCGCGTCTATCTCTTCGAGGGTGTCGGCGCCGAACGTCCCGTCGCGGAGCGTCAGGCCCCAGTCGACGAGCGTCACGTCGAGCTCGTCGACGACGACTTTCGCCGCGTCGGGGTCGACCCAGAAGTTGAACTCCGCCGAGGGGGTGTCGTTGCCGAGGGTGTTCACCGCGCCGCCCATCACGAACACCTCGTCGAGGAGTTCGTTCAGTTCGGGTTCGAGGCGGAGGGCGAGGGCGACGTTCGTCAGCGGACCGATGCAGACCAGCGATATCTCGCCGGGCGACTCGCGGGCGCGTTCGACGATGGCGTTCGCGCCGTGGCCCTCGGCGGACTCCACGTCGGTCTCGGGGCGCAGTTCGCCG
The genomic region above belongs to Halogeometricum sp. S3BR5-2 and contains:
- a CDS encoding pyridoxamine 5'-phosphate oxidase family protein — its product is MDSIEYVYTFGMSDEEVDERLRSESAGVLSLADDGVAYGVPVCHYYDGDSLLFRLSDDEDSRKLDVAEATTEASFVLFDAAGRDVSWSVVATGSLRRLSEEERAAYDATELNERFGPLRVFDENVDEIDLVLYEMEITTLLGRRTDE
- the ggt gene encoding gamma-glutamyltransferase, translated to MSEPNLDEFASRRSTVYGRSGVVATSQPLAAQAGIETLRDGGNAFDAAVATAAALNVVEPTSTGLGGDVFALYRTADGDVGAMRSCGGAPSGATRERVREAVADEGEEPAEAEMPMRGPHTVTVPGTARGWEATTRELGRRTLGENLQAAIRYATEGYPVTEVVAAQWEHGDDLFTDEHAREAFLPGGRPPTVGETVTLPRLGESMKTIAEEGADAVYEGEIAEAIADEVQSKGGFMTVEDLAAFEPEFLDPVSTTYRGTEVYELPPNNQGLIALEALNIAEEIAAGDADYDSVDRVHYFGEAMKRAFHDGHRYITDPEYEEIPPLASKEYARRRAADITDEPSDVSFGVPDAHAEDADTVLLCVADDEGNVVSYINSRFAGFGSGVVAGDTGIALQNRGASFSLDDDHPNRLEPGKRPFHTLVPALAKFDEDDWAAFGVMGGYMQPQGHVQVISNIVDYDMPIQAALDAPRWRYREDGDLALEPALAGSVGATLNRRGHDVSLLHTGMFGGAQLVRNDGGTLSGATEPRKDGHVGTY
- a CDS encoding MFS transporter, with amino-acid sequence MSDHPSTDSSRRETLGLFVGLFVLSTAAAAYEIAPASVLPLIQESLGLTASTAGWLVSIMYATAVVTSVPTGIVLDRFSVRRVILFGTVALVVAGVWGWYAATAGAYLWLLVSRVLGGIAYVIFWNAGANVVGSAVASRYRATAVGVFTASAPVGFALGQFGSPLVATVAGWPAILPLYAAIGVVGVALFLLATRRHVPGIETATPDRTALRGLFTDRAVWTVCALCFLAYSLYLFVNTWLPSYLVDGFGISLAAGGLLTALFPAIGAVGRSSSGVVSERLFGGKRRPVVISAFAVAAPAVVAFVFVSRLESVVGAVLVVGFAIQLVTGLLFSYITELVPPAVRTTAISLLTSIGLLGAFAAPIAAGTIIDRVGYDPAFFVAGGVALLGVLLALRTPEPN
- a CDS encoding universal stress protein, encoding MPNRLGESQTVGYASPDGGRATSERVLCLFDPGEPADGEFLRVAESLADGGRFVVPVRDASVAESLKPSSSDASADYETRFLERPPAVTAEWVSDVVDRFDITVIFDIRDRKSMLGGGELALASGGNHVTVTRNAELDGISSVLVPVARGPHLDATLDMARALAESADAWVDLFHVVEEGETESDVDDLFEYCSDRLLGFADFDTWRYEAEEDETPARAIVDQSSYYDATVIGAPEKGRLREFVDGSTTEIVQSLCENAVVTVRSGEVEVSRLDRWLGEFLAPKR
- a CDS encoding nucleoside hydrolase, with amino-acid sequence MSRRVILDTDTAGDDAMAILLAASADSLDLEALTMVAGNVEFEQEVENAKHTLGVADATDVPVYEGARTPLVKDHEHAEQVHGEGGLGGELRPETDVESAEGHGANAIVERARESPGEISLVCIGPLTNVALALRLEPELNELLDEVFVMGGAVNTLGNDTPSAEFNFWVDPDAAKVVVDELDVTLVDWGLTLRDGTFGADTLEEIDAMDTDYAEFFTTIMERAREFAVEQYGEETTSQPDSLTVASALHPDLITESAEYHVDVDERGGMTRGYSLVDELGVTDGEPNARVVESVDADRFEAMFLDMLRHGDPERSL
- a CDS encoding DICT sensory domain-containing protein → MTLTEIIDDVLERDYRLVVVGGVDAEGRELLESFFRAQGAEVAFEGEGGVDEEGDGDNRSISAETAVLYRDGARRADADVDSLTEYVRRDRGRFETNRTEPPLVAELTSGTTTIREQSRGQMLQGSRVIEHLAWQSKTGRLHGGFQRFSRFTKHIPTRNLYRRLGESGVDVHVHGVPNVEVEGSAGLSVHPHTEEDELRTTWFVVYQGEEDDAALLAQERSPDRYSGLWTFDGALTTEVRASVESQMSDAVE
- a CDS encoding Vms1/Ankzf1 family peptidyl-tRNA hydrolase, coding for MSSTTSDLHDRIETVSNAEADGEQLVSVAIPPQESLEATRRRVEEDHAEAEYLDVREEVRKPLKQALEETRRVLHEYEETPENGLVAYVGVVDTELVTHVFDDLPTPVSTGTYEYGNEFDTDPLSPATTQTDTHGLLVVSRDSATLGRYDGETIEHVDTVESDVPSKQTAAGGKEDDFQGRSQERADEFYDEVGEAAARVFLDDAPSDAVDDASPGTEFEGEALLVAGSEVTAEQFLEGDHLSEPLADAAVGPFDAEYASEQGLRELVDAAEEAGELGTTDARGALERFFEALDDDEETAIGGHEDVERALELDAVDTLVVADSLPEEEVQSLAERAEEQGGECVVAPEGLDRTERLEAAFDGVGALLRFPIE